One region of Halohasta litchfieldiae genomic DNA includes:
- a CDS encoding SPFH domain-containing protein: MDSLVLQLGALTVSAVGLLFLFFIIIVIWQTVEIVDAYEKKALTVFGEYRKLLEPGFNIIPPFVSRTYAFDMRTQTLDVPRQEAITRDNSPVTADAVVYIKVMDAKKAFLEVDDYKKAVSNLAQTTLRAVLGDMELDDTLNKRQEINAKIRTELDEPTDEWGIRVESVEVREVNPSKEVQQAMEQQTSAERRRRAMILEAQGERRSAVETAEGDKQSDIIRAQGEKQSQILEAQGDAISTVLRAKSAEAMGERAIIERGMESLERIGQGESSTFILPQELTSLVGRYGKQLTGSDIQESEGLEGKEFDAETRKMLGLDDIDEILGEIDQAAEMDIEQLEQEAEQVKTGDTSIKSPNEVIDEADEELEEEALTESETSPDGGASFERETETEQ, encoded by the coding sequence ATGGACTCACTCGTACTCCAACTGGGGGCACTGACGGTCAGTGCGGTCGGGTTGCTGTTCCTGTTTTTTATCATCATCGTCATCTGGCAGACCGTCGAAATCGTCGACGCATACGAGAAGAAGGCCCTCACCGTCTTTGGTGAGTACCGGAAACTGCTCGAACCGGGGTTCAACATCATCCCGCCGTTCGTCTCCCGGACCTACGCCTTCGATATGCGGACCCAGACACTCGACGTCCCACGCCAAGAAGCGATCACCCGGGACAACTCGCCGGTAACCGCCGACGCGGTCGTCTACATCAAGGTCATGGATGCCAAGAAGGCGTTTTTGGAGGTCGACGACTACAAGAAGGCCGTCTCTAACCTCGCCCAGACCACGCTCCGGGCCGTGCTCGGCGACATGGAACTCGACGACACGCTCAACAAACGCCAAGAAATCAACGCAAAAATCAGAACCGAACTGGACGAACCCACCGACGAGTGGGGGATTCGCGTCGAGAGCGTCGAGGTCCGTGAGGTCAACCCATCGAAGGAGGTCCAGCAGGCCATGGAGCAGCAGACCTCCGCCGAGCGTCGACGCCGAGCGATGATCCTCGAAGCACAGGGTGAACGCCGCTCCGCCGTCGAGACCGCAGAGGGTGACAAACAGAGCGACATCATCCGCGCCCAAGGTGAAAAACAGAGCCAGATCCTCGAAGCACAGGGTGATGCGATTTCGACCGTCCTGCGAGCCAAATCCGCCGAGGCGATGGGCGAACGCGCAATCATCGAACGCGGCATGGAGAGCCTCGAACGCATCGGGCAGGGCGAGTCCTCAACGTTCATCCTGCCGCAGGAACTCACCTCGCTGGTGGGTCGCTACGGCAAACAGCTCACCGGCAGCGATATTCAGGAGTCCGAAGGCCTCGAAGGCAAGGAGTTCGACGCCGAAACCCGGAAGATGCTCGGGCTCGACGACATCGACGAGATCCTCGGTGAGATCGATCAGGCCGCTGAGATGGATATCGAACAGCTCGAACAGGAGGCCGAACAGGTCAAGACCGGCGATACGAGTATCAAAAGTCCCAATGAAGTGATCGACGAAGCCGACGAGGAACTTGAGGAGGAGGCACTCACTGAATCCGAGACCTCACCCGACGGCGGTGCCTCGTTCGAACGCGAGACCGAAACTGAACAGTAA
- a CDS encoding NfeD family protein codes for MALLLQLEIVGPETLPLLLITAGLLISLAEALAPGANFIVVGIGLLGAGLTGLLLSPFFAAGPFLLGILTLLFGSIAFYLYHEFDFYGGKGQQQTSDSAALQGKTGRVTERVTPTGGQVKLQGGGFNPYYSARSMDNEIPEGTDVMVIDPGGGNVVTVEALSIIEDDIDRQLAAGRDDSDTPVEPPEQDETAATEYLEKRIGDEGVDESERDPEYEQ; via the coding sequence ATGGCACTCCTGCTCCAGTTGGAGATTGTGGGCCCGGAGACGTTGCCGCTACTGCTGATTACGGCTGGGCTCCTGATCTCGTTGGCCGAAGCACTCGCTCCCGGTGCGAACTTCATCGTCGTTGGGATCGGTCTACTCGGAGCTGGACTCACTGGGCTCCTATTGAGCCCGTTTTTCGCGGCTGGTCCCTTCCTGCTTGGTATTCTTACCCTACTGTTCGGCTCTATCGCGTTCTACCTCTACCACGAGTTCGATTTCTACGGCGGGAAGGGCCAACAACAGACCAGCGACTCCGCCGCACTCCAAGGCAAGACCGGCCGGGTCACCGAGCGTGTCACCCCCACAGGTGGGCAGGTCAAACTCCAAGGTGGCGGGTTCAACCCCTATTACTCGGCCCGCTCGATGGACAACGAAATCCCGGAAGGCACCGACGTAATGGTCATCGACCCCGGCGGTGGCAACGTCGTCACCGTCGAGGCGCTGTCGATTATCGAAGACGACATCGACCGCCAACTCGCGGCTGGGCGCGACGATTCGGACACCCCTGTAGAGCCACCCGAACAGGACGAAACGGCCGCCACCGAGTATCTCGAAAAACGAATCGGCGATGAGGGTGTCGACGAGTCGGAACGCGACCCAGAGTACGAACAGTAA
- a CDS encoding winged helix-turn-helix transcriptional regulator produces the protein MTDPVDERKRTTLRRFAALGASAPFVGIASGDDPDEEESRSEVPNAIRGYLSTTPGAHFSKLRDDLQLGTGETQHHLRALIEAEAIDSRRDGEYRRFFPAGRFSNFEQVTLGYLRRETPRGMLIELLESPAETGSELADRLSVSRATVSNYAGELEEIGLLDRSDRYVVERPETVLTLLVRYADSFGPDAVAFASSADELIRVDRS, from the coding sequence ATGACCGATCCAGTCGACGAACGGAAACGAACGACGCTCCGGCGATTTGCCGCCCTCGGAGCCTCGGCCCCGTTCGTCGGCATTGCCAGTGGAGACGACCCAGATGAGGAGGAGTCCAGAAGCGAGGTACCGAATGCGATCCGTGGCTATCTGTCGACAACGCCCGGGGCGCACTTTTCGAAGCTCCGCGACGACCTCCAGCTCGGCACTGGTGAGACACAGCACCACCTTCGGGCGCTCATCGAAGCCGAGGCAATCGACTCCCGACGCGATGGCGAGTACCGTCGGTTCTTCCCGGCCGGGCGGTTTTCGAACTTCGAGCAGGTCACGTTGGGCTATCTCCGCCGCGAAACGCCACGCGGCATGCTGATCGAACTGCTCGAATCACCCGCCGAAACCGGGAGCGAGCTGGCCGACCGGCTGTCGGTATCGCGGGCGACAGTGAGTAATTATGCTGGAGAGTTAGAGGAGATCGGACTGCTCGACCGGTCGGATCGCTACGTCGTCGAGCGGCCGGAAACAGTGTTGACCCTCCTAGTTCGGTATGCGGATTCGTTCGGCCCGGATGCAGTGGCGTTCGCATCCAGCGCCGACGAACTCATTCGAGTCGACCGTTCGTAG